The segment GAACATGTCAACTCCCCGATCTTCGACCCATCGCTTGACTTTACTTTATATCGTTTCTCTCGGTACAGTGGCATTCCTAGCGCTTTTAGGTCAAGCGATCGTCCAATCGATGCTGTCTCAACAAAAGCAAAATGCAACAGTCGTCGAGATTGCAAGCCGACAGAGAATGCTAAGTTGGCAGTTACGAGAAGCGACTTTGGCACTACAAATTGATTCGACTCAAAGTAATGCGACACAGATTCAAGAGATTGAAAACATTCTCCAAGAGTGGGAGGTTGCCGATCAAAAAGTTCAAAGTGCAATTCGGGAAGCCATGAGTTTTAGCAGGTCTGGCAATGAGATTCGCAATCAAGCGGATGCCCTTGTCCCCTCGCATCGTCGGATTCGGCAAGCAGTTGAAGCGTTGATGCAACTGGAATCGGGTCGGAAGCGACCTGCTCAAACTTTATACTATCTGAAGGAAATTCGAGAAAGTGGGAAAGAATTTTCTGAGCGGATTAATCAGTTGCTGTTGTCTTACAACCAGCAGGCACAAGAAGGAATTGCACAACTCCGAGCGGTAGAACTGAGTCTGTTCGGATTGCTGATGCTGATCTTGCTATTAGAAGGAATTTTGGTGTTTCGTCCTGCGGTTGATCAGTTGCAGAAGGCACTCAATGATCTGGAAGCTTCCCTGTCGATGACGCAAGAGACCGCTCAACAGCTGGCAGCAGAACAAGCCCAGTCCGAACGTCTCCTGTTGAATATTTTGCCAAGCCCGATCGCGCAACGGCTCAAAGAAACGCCCGATGAGATTCAGCCGCATATTGCCGATGGCTTTGGAGATGTAACAGTTCTATTTGCGGATATTGTTGGCTTTACCAGTTTGTCGGCTCGAACCTCGCCCCAGGAGTTGGTGGGGTTATTGAATCAAATTTTTTCGCGCTTTGATCGCTTAGCAGAACAGCATGGATTAGAGAAAATTAAAACGATCGGTGATGCGTATATGGTCGTGGGCGGATTACCACATCCGAGTGACGATCATGCGATCGCAGTCGCGGACATGGCAATTGACATGCAAAAGGCGATTAATCAATTCAATTTAGAGACGGGAGAAGCCTTTAGCATTCGGATTGGGATGAATACGGGTGCAGTCGTTGCGGGCGTGATTGGGTTGCGGAAATTTATTTATGACCTGTGGGGCGATACCGTGAATATTGCAAGTCGTATGGAGTCTCACGGAGTTGCAGGTGGGATTCAAGTCACAGAAGCAACTTATCTGCGGCTAGTAGAGACACATCATTTTGAGCCACGAGGAGTGATTGAGGTAAAAGGGCGCGGGGAAATGATGACCTATTGGTTAAAGAACAGAAAGGAAGTTTCCGCTGCAACATCAGAAGCCAGTGTTTTATGAGGTTCCGATTTCTCACTACGCGAGGATGAGTCTGCTAATGTCCAGCGCTCACGCCTTCGGCTTTCACCTTTTTGAAAAATAGCACTGCAATACCGCTAACGAGCAATGCGAACCCGATGAAGTAAAAGCAATCATTGAACGCTTGAATATAGGCTTCACGACGCACAACATTATCGATCGCGGCTAATGCCTGATTTTGAGCGGAGGCTAAATCCGAACCTCGACTGACAAAATATTGTGTCAGCTGATTCAATCGCTCTTGAGTGGCAGGATTGAAATTAGAAATACTTTCTCCTAAACGGTTGGAGTGAAATTGCTGGCGCTGAGTGAGGAGCGTCGCGATCGCGGCAATACCAATCGACCCACCCAAATTTCGCATCATATTAAACAATCCAGACGCTGATCCCGCTTGATTAGGCGCTAAGCCCGCTGTCGCGACTGTCGAAAGTGGAACCATAATCAAAGGCTGCCCTGCCGCCCGAACCAGTAAAGCAGTTCGCAATTGATCCATCCCGGTCAAATTCGTAAAAGTCGAATTCATAAAACAACTGACAGCAAACAGACTCACCCCAACTCCAATCAAGAGCCGCACATCCACGATTTTCATCAACCGGGGAACAAACGGAATCACCAGTAATTGAGGAAATCCAACCCACATCAGCACTTCACCGATTTGTAGCGCGTTGTATCCCTGAATCTGTCCTAAGTAAAGCGGCAAAATATAAACTGAGCCGTACAGTCCTAACCCAAGTGCAACGTTAATGACACTGGCTAGTCCAAAATTGCGTTCTTTGATCAATCTGAGATCGATAAAAGGTTGCCTCCGAGTCAGTTCAATCCAGAAGAAAATACTCAAGAAGATTACAGCAATCACGGCTAATCGAACGATCAAATCAGAGCTAAACCAATCTTTTCGACTGCCTTCTTCAAGCACGACTTGAAAAGATCCAAGCCCGATCGCCATCGCAATCACGCCACCCCAATCGCCATCCCTTAAGCGATCGAGCTGCATCGGGCGGGAATCGATCGCATACCAAACGGCTGTGAGCAATAACACGCCTGGAATCAGATTGATATAAAAAACATAGTGCCAGCTAAAGTTTTCAGTTAACCAACCTCCGAAGGTTGGCCCGATCGATGGTGCAAAGGTTGCTGTAATACCAAACAATGCCATCCCAGTCGGTTGTTTCGACGGTGGTAAAGTCGTCAGCAGCACGGTAAATGCCATTGGAATCAGCACACCACCCGTGAACCCCTGAAGTGCTCGAAACACAATCATCGAGGGTAAATTCCAAGCAAATGCACACAGGATCGAGAAAAGAATGAACAGAGAAGCATTGACAAGGAGATAGCGACGAACTGAGAAAATCTGCGATAGCCAACCTGTCAGCGGAATTACAACAATTTCCGCAACTAAATAAGAAGTCGAAATCCAAGATCCTTCTTCTAAAGTCGCTCCAAGTGCAGCTTGGATATCTCTTAACGACGAATTCGTAATTTGAATATCCAACACTGCCATAAATGCACCCAAGACCGTGCCAAATACCCCGATCCACGTTTTCAATGAAACCTGATCTCGATCGCTAGCAGTAATAGACACGCAATCCTCCAATGATTAGGGATGAGGTTGATAGGGATGAGGTTGATTGTATATGCCGAGGCACGGTTTCATCTTGTGAAGGGATTGGCATTTCACGCTTTCGCAACCGCATGGCAAACAGCCCTGCAATCACAGCAGCATAGCTAACCGTATCAATCGCAAAACAGGCGGGAATGCCCACTGCTGCGATTAATAATCCTGCGATCGCAGAACCCATCAATCGTGCTCCACGAAAAATCGAAGAATTGAGCGCGATCGCATTTCCTAAATTTTCTGGTCGATCAACTAAATGCACGACAAACGACTGGCGCGCAGGAATATCGACCGCATTGACGCAGCCTTGAAACACACTGAGCGCAATGATATACCAGAGATCGATCGCGTTGCTAAACGCTAAAACAGCTAACAGCAAAGATTGCAGCATGGACAGAGCCTGAGTCGCAATCAACGTGTGTTGACGGTTCCAACGATCAACTAAAACGCCTGCAAACGGACTCAAAAGGAAATTCGGAATTTGCTGCGCGAATCCGACCACTCCCAGAAGTAATGCAGAATTCGTTAAGTGATAAACCAGCCAAATTAGGGCTGTTTGGCTCATCCAAGTTCCAATCAGAGAAAGCCCTTGCCCCATGAAAAACAGGCGGTAGTTTCGGGATTCGAGCGCGCGAAACGTCTCTGGAAACTGCATCTTTTAAGTTTCTGAGGAGTGCGCCTCCCAGTGTGAGCGTTTTCAGAGATGGCAAACACTCTCTATCGACGGATTTTGCCAATTAGTCATGGTTTTCGACGGGAATACGATCGGCGATCGAAAATTGATTTTTACCCGATCGTTTAGCGTGATACATGGCTTCATCTGCCTTCTCGATGAGTAGTTCCAAATCATCTGCATGTTCTGGAAAGATCGCAATCCCAATGCTCGTCGTCACCAATAAGGTCTGTCCCGAAATGGCAAATGCTTGTGATAAACGGCTTAAAATCTTTCTAGCGATCTGCGTCACGGTCAGAATGTCTGGAATTGCGGGTAGCAGCACAACAAATTCATCCCCGCCTAAACGCGCGACTGTATCACTCGTTCTTAAACAACCGCTGAGCCGTCTGGCAACTGCCTGTAACAGCAAATCACCAATTGCATGTCCTAATGTGTCATTAATCTGTTTAAATCCGTCTAAATCGAGAAACAGTAAAGCGGTAATTTGATTACTTGCCTTCGTCATCTCGATCGCTTGTTTGATCCGTTCGTACAACAAGATCCGATTCGGTAATCCAGTTAACGCATCATGATTGGCAATATAGTTCAATCTGTCTTGCGATAAGCGTAGTTCCACATTTGACTGATATAACTCTTCGGTTGTTCGTCTCAATTCTTCTTCAATCGTTTTCCGTTGTGTGATGTCGCGAATGACACCGACTAAAAATAGATTCCCTGCCGCATCTTTGTGTAGCGATCGCTTTGTTGCAATGTGGTAAGTCACACCATTCGTGCTTGTAAATTCTTCTTCGTGTTCTAATTCATTCTTGTATCTGAACACTAATTCATCCTGCTGGTGAAACACATCTGCTTCATGTTCTGGAAAAATTTCGTAATCCGATTTCTCGATTAATTCTTCGAGCGGTTTTCCAAGTAATTTAGAATACGCTTCATTCAGAACTACCCACCGATGCTCAGCATCTTTGACAAATACCGGATCAGGAATGGAATTAATCACACGCGAAAGAAACTCTTTCGATCGCTTTAACTCTTCTTGGGAATGCGCGATCGCAGCAATCACAACCGTGGCTGAAGTGACTAAAGTAATCGCTGCGGGCACAAAGGGCACAATCCACCCTGCCAGAAATAATCCGTAGCAAATTCCGGTAAGTCCCCCACCTAGCAAAACGACTGCCAGAAAACTGCGCTGAGGAGAACGCAGTCGCCAACAAACACTAGTGCCAATTAGCGCCCATGTCCAAATCCAGATGTATTCGACAGGCTCACTCCAACTTTTCAAAAGCCTGCGCTGCCCGAGTGCCACGTTCAAAATTTCGCTAATAAAATTTGCCTGAATTTCCACCCCTGCCACTTCGATAGGCGTACGAGTGAAACCTCCACTAAAGGGTGTGGCTGAAAAATCTTTTAAGCTCGGTGCGAGCGAGCCAATCAAAACAATGCGATCGCGCAACTGCTCGGCTGGCACTTTTCCATCCAAGACATCTTGCATCATCACCGTTCGGAAATGTCCTGCCCCACCTCGAAAATTGGCGATGATCTGATATCCCCCATCATCTGCATTCACATAAACCCCATCATTCTGTTGAAATCGGGGAAATATCGCTTGTCCAAGCTTTAGAATTTTGGCATCATGAGGCGCTCCCTCTTCGCGAATGCCTTGGTTTTCGAGATAGCGCAGCGCTAACATCATCGAGAAACTCCGAAATTTCTGACGATTTTCAAACCAATATAGGACTGCCCGTCGAATCTTGCGATCAGGATCGAAGATCACATTGTTAAATCCAACTTGTCCCAGCTTCTTGAGCGTTGGAGAAGCTGCAACACCTGGACTTTCAGGATCGGGCATTTTCTGAATGCCGATTAGATTCGGCATGGTTTGAAAGGCTCTTTCGAGTTCAGCATTGCCTTCTCTGACGGTGTGATCGCGGTAAATATCCAGCCCGATCGCGCGAGGTTTAGCACTTTCAATTTTGGTCAGTAATCCTGCCAAAGTGCGATCGCTCAACGGCCATCCATGCTGTTGTAATTCCGCTTCTCGAATGCCGACAATCACAATGCGATCGTCGACTGGCTCTGCCGGACGTGCCTGAAAGAAACTATCAACATAGCTTAATTCCCAAGGCTGTATGATTCCGGTCGTTCGCAGCCCAATCACACTGCCTGCGATTGCAGAAGCTGGAATCCAGACTCTGGCAGTTTGGCGCAGCGTTGTCTTGACTCTGTTCCAAATTTCTTGCCACGGCGCAAATTCTTTGATCATTGCAGTTCACAAACTAGCCTGACGGTACGTACGAGCGCTGAGAACTTCATCATTTATCTGCAATTTCTTTATTCTGCCTTTGCCTAGCCGACCTCAGCGTTAAGTTAGCTTAGTCGAGCAAGGGTCGGGTAAGTCGCCCTTGCGAGCGGGTAGTCAGTACAAGGGGGCTTGTGGCTGGCTACCTTCTTTAATGAATCGCCAGTTGAAATTGCTGGAAGGATTTTATCATTTCGACTCGAGGTTCTGAATCGATTCGATCACTTGTACCGCTAACTGGGTGTCATTAAGTCGATCGACTTCGCGGATTCCGGTTGGGCTGGTGACATTCACTTCGGTCAAGTAGCCCCCAATCACATCAATGCCGACAAAGAAAAGTCCATCTCTTTGCAGTGTGGGAGCTAGCATTTTGCAGATGGCTTTTTCGCGATCGGTAATGTCGGTCTGGGCACTTCTGCCCCCAACTGCCATATTGCCTCGAAATTCATTGCCCGTCGGGATGCGATTGACGGCTCCGATCGGTTCACCATTGAGCAGAATAATCCGCTTGTCGCCGTCTTTGGCTTCGGGCAGATAGGTTTGCACCATGATCGGTAATGTGCCTTGCTGAGTGCTGATTTCAATCATCGAGTTGAGATTGCGATCGCCCGCTTGCAAGAACAAAATTCCTTCGCCCGCTTTTCCGCCTAACGGCTTTAAAACGGCAGTTCCTTGCTGTTCTAAAAATTGCAGGATGACGCGCTTTTCTTGCGTGACGATCGTTTCAGGAATCGCCTCAGTGAATTGCAGCGCATACATTTTTTCATTCGCGGCGCGGATTCCTGACGGTGAGTTGATCACTTTCGTTTTGGCAGGATCAACGTAGTCGAGAATATACGTTGCGTAGAGATAGGCTGTATTGACCGGAGGATCAGTGCGCATGAAGACTGCATCCATGGTTTCGAGAGGAAGAAACACAGGTGCTTCAGTTTGAAACCACTGGTCAACTGCAATCCATCGATTTTCGCCGAGGGTGACTGGGACAAGTGTGACTCGCTCTAAAGTCGCATGGGCTTTGCCTTGAACGACACTGAGCCGATTCGCCTGTGTGATCCAGACTTCGTGCCCAAGTTGCTGGGCAGCTTCCATAAATGCCACGCTGGTGTCGTGAGTTGGGTCTAGGCGATCGATCGGATCGATGATAAATGCAATTTTCACAGCAGCTCAGTCCGTTAGAGAAAAGTGGGTAGAGTGGGAATTGGAGTCACCAACTCCCAAATTGATCGAGACATTGATCTAGGCAGCAAGCAGCGGATCGAGTTTGCCGGATCGATCCAAGGCGTGAATGTCGTCACACCCTCCGATGTGCTGATCGTTGATAAAAATCTGTGGGACAGAGCGGCGACCGTTTGAGCGTTCTGCCATTTTTGCCCGTCCGGGTTCGTCGCCATCGAGACAATATTCGGTGTACTGCACACCTTTGCGATCGAGTAACGCTTTTGCCCGAATACAGAAGGGACAGGTACTCCAGGTGTAGATTTCAACGTGAGGAGTCATACAAATTTCCTAGCATTAGCAACATTTGTTAATTTTAGACATACTCGGTCGCTTCGCGACGAACCCAGCCATTTAGTGTAAAACGGCTGTCGGCAAAATTGCGCGATCGACAAGAAATCGGTAAGACTTCATGCAGGCAATGGCTAGGAAAGAACACAATCCGATTATTCACGGGCTGGATGTCTCGGTAAGTCTCTGCTTGAACGTAGTGTCCATTTTCGATTCGCATGTCGTAAAGCCGTAATGCTCCGCCTGAGAAGTTTGTCGGTTCTCGGTTGAAATAATAGACATACGACATGGTTCGAGTTGCTGCATCTGGGCTACCGTTATCGTTATGGATTTTGTAATAGTGACCGTCGTTGTGAGCGGTGAGTTGAATCTCAATTTGTGAGATGGCAAAGGGTTCGATATTCCAGGCATGGAACAGACGCGGCAGGAGCGGTGTGATTTTCTGAATCATCCAGTTTTCGTACGCTTCAAAGTGATAGAGAATCCAGGATTTGCGATAGTCGAGGTCGCCAGTTGCAGTGCTGGTTGGGACAAAATCAGCTTCGCGATCGAGTACATATTCCAAGAGATTCAGACGATCCTCATTGGCGAGGAAGTGATCGATTTGGAGAAATTGAGCGGGTTGGTCAAAAGACATAAATTTTGCGATCGTCAACGATGCTATTTCACACGAAATACGATCGCAAAGACTCAACAATTTTCAAAATCGGATTTAAGCCGGATGATA is part of the Leptolyngbya boryana PCC 6306 genome and harbors:
- a CDS encoding adenylate/guanylate cyclase domain-containing protein translates to MSTPRSSTHRLTLLYIVSLGTVAFLALLGQAIVQSMLSQQKQNATVVEIASRQRMLSWQLREATLALQIDSTQSNATQIQEIENILQEWEVADQKVQSAIREAMSFSRSGNEIRNQADALVPSHRRIRQAVEALMQLESGRKRPAQTLYYLKEIRESGKEFSERINQLLLSYNQQAQEGIAQLRAVELSLFGLLMLILLLEGILVFRPAVDQLQKALNDLEASLSMTQETAQQLAAEQAQSERLLLNILPSPIAQRLKETPDEIQPHIADGFGDVTVLFADIVGFTSLSARTSPQELVGLLNQIFSRFDRLAEQHGLEKIKTIGDAYMVVGGLPHPSDDHAIAVADMAIDMQKAINQFNLETGEAFSIRIGMNTGAVVAGVIGLRKFIYDLWGDTVNIASRMESHGVAGGIQVTEATYLRLVETHHFEPRGVIEVKGRGEMMTYWLKNRKEVSAATSEASVL
- a CDS encoding MDR family MFS transporter translates to MSITASDRDQVSLKTWIGVFGTVLGAFMAVLDIQITNSSLRDIQAALGATLEEGSWISTSYLVAEIVVIPLTGWLSQIFSVRRYLLVNASLFILFSILCAFAWNLPSMIVFRALQGFTGGVLIPMAFTVLLTTLPPSKQPTGMALFGITATFAPSIGPTFGGWLTENFSWHYVFYINLIPGVLLLTAVWYAIDSRPMQLDRLRDGDWGGVIAMAIGLGSFQVVLEEGSRKDWFSSDLIVRLAVIAVIFLSIFFWIELTRRQPFIDLRLIKERNFGLASVINVALGLGLYGSVYILPLYLGQIQGYNALQIGEVLMWVGFPQLLVIPFVPRLMKIVDVRLLIGVGVSLFAVSCFMNSTFTNLTGMDQLRTALLVRAAGQPLIMVPLSTVATAGLAPNQAGSASGLFNMMRNLGGSIGIAAIATLLTQRQQFHSNRLGESISNFNPATQERLNQLTQYFVSRGSDLASAQNQALAAIDNVVRREAYIQAFNDCFYFIGFALLVSGIAVLFFKKVKAEGVSAGH
- a CDS encoding MFS transporter, which produces MQFPETFRALESRNYRLFFMGQGLSLIGTWMSQTALIWLVYHLTNSALLLGVVGFAQQIPNFLLSPFAGVLVDRWNRQHTLIATQALSMLQSLLLAVLAFSNAIDLWYIIALSVFQGCVNAVDIPARQSFVVHLVDRPENLGNAIALNSSIFRGARLMGSAIAGLLIAAVGIPACFAIDTVSYAAVIAGLFAMRLRKREMPIPSQDETVPRHIQSTSSLSTSSLIIGGLRVYYC
- a CDS encoding CHASE2 domain-containing protein, whose product is MIKEFAPWQEIWNRVKTTLRQTARVWIPASAIAGSVIGLRTTGIIQPWELSYVDSFFQARPAEPVDDRIVIVGIREAELQQHGWPLSDRTLAGLLTKIESAKPRAIGLDIYRDHTVREGNAELERAFQTMPNLIGIQKMPDPESPGVAASPTLKKLGQVGFNNVIFDPDRKIRRAVLYWFENRQKFRSFSMMLALRYLENQGIREEGAPHDAKILKLGQAIFPRFQQNDGVYVNADDGGYQIIANFRGGAGHFRTVMMQDVLDGKVPAEQLRDRIVLIGSLAPSLKDFSATPFSGGFTRTPIEVAGVEIQANFISEILNVALGQRRLLKSWSEPVEYIWIWTWALIGTSVCWRLRSPQRSFLAVVLLGGGLTGICYGLFLAGWIVPFVPAAITLVTSATVVIAAIAHSQEELKRSKEFLSRVINSIPDPVFVKDAEHRWVVLNEAYSKLLGKPLEELIEKSDYEIFPEHEADVFHQQDELVFRYKNELEHEEEFTSTNGVTYHIATKRSLHKDAAGNLFLVGVIRDITQRKTIEEELRRTTEELYQSNVELRLSQDRLNYIANHDALTGLPNRILLYERIKQAIEMTKASNQITALLFLDLDGFKQINDTLGHAIGDLLLQAVARRLSGCLRTSDTVARLGGDEFVVLLPAIPDILTVTQIARKILSRLSQAFAISGQTLLVTTSIGIAIFPEHADDLELLIEKADEAMYHAKRSGKNQFSIADRIPVENHD
- the gshB gene encoding glutathione synthase is translated as MKIAFIIDPIDRLDPTHDTSVAFMEAAQQLGHEVWITQANRLSVVQGKAHATLERVTLVPVTLGENRWIAVDQWFQTEAPVFLPLETMDAVFMRTDPPVNTAYLYATYILDYVDPAKTKVINSPSGIRAANEKMYALQFTEAIPETIVTQEKRVILQFLEQQGTAVLKPLGGKAGEGILFLQAGDRNLNSMIEISTQQGTLPIMVQTYLPEAKDGDKRIILLNGEPIGAVNRIPTGNEFRGNMAVGGRSAQTDITDREKAICKMLAPTLQRDGLFFVGIDVIGGYLTEVNVTSPTGIREVDRLNDTQLAVQVIESIQNLESK
- the grxC gene encoding glutaredoxin 3, coding for MTPHVEIYTWSTCPFCIRAKALLDRKGVQYTEYCLDGDEPGRAKMAERSNGRRSVPQIFINDQHIGGCDDIHALDRSGKLDPLLAA
- a CDS encoding 2OG-Fe(II) oxygenase, with amino-acid sequence MSFDQPAQFLQIDHFLANEDRLNLLEYVLDREADFVPTSTATGDLDYRKSWILYHFEAYENWMIQKITPLLPRLFHAWNIEPFAISQIEIQLTAHNDGHYYKIHNDNGSPDAATRTMSYVYYFNREPTNFSGGALRLYDMRIENGHYVQAETYRDIQPVNNRIVFFPSHCLHEVLPISCRSRNFADSRFTLNGWVRREATEYV